TCACGTAGAAAATTTGAGACCGTATACGAAATATAGAGTAAGTCTCTACCGAtcgtaatttttaataaatagtaaGTAAGATTATATAGGCATACTATAAAAAGCAAtcatgaggtctaggttggagtgcgcttgcctagaaaatgcctattcattTTTGGCTTGAAGGTAAAACGTAGCAGGAAACAAACAGGGATGCCGGAAGATCAATAAAATGCTGAACACGTCATCAACAAGCATTTCCAGAACCGAAATTCGTTTTCACGGCAGGCCCTACGTGGCTCTTACTTAagataaaataagtaagtagatagaAAACGTGCCTTATTCCAGACCTGTAAATCCGAACAATTTTAGCAGGCCGGTAATTTATACCTGTTTAGATAATGTTTTACTTTCCAAGTTTATCTAGATAGATTTATCCCTGAATTTCCGCGGGAATTCAGGGATATCACCGAACGAAGTTCGATTGCTTAGATACAAATACTAAGCctacattatgaagaactgCTTGGAGGACTTAATAAAGACTGCTCAGAAATTTTCAGTTCCGAGTGGCAATATTCCTCTCTGGGCACAGCAGTGGCGGTGAGCCGGTGTACTCGACACCTTCAGTAGTCATATCCACTCTGGAAAGTGGGCAGCCCAGCTCCGCGCCCACCGCGCTGCGAGCCGCGGCGCCTGACCCCAGCCGTGTCGCCATCTCGTGGGAACCCGGACCCTTTCCGAACGGACCTCTTATTTCATATGTGCTGAGGCTAGCTGACACACAACCTAACACAAATAATGCCTTGGAGGTAAGCTGTATGATCACATAATTCTTCTTGGGCTTGGTCAGACAAATATTGCGTCTGTCCAAGTAGCCATAGGTAGTGGTTTCTTGGTGCATAAAAACGCAACGCCTACACGAATTGACAAACGCAGAAGTTCATAAAATACAGCGTGCCGGTTTGTTTGTTACGCGCAAACGCACAACATTATACTTATCATACTACTTAACCCTGTGTTTAGCGTACGCGGTTTAGGCATGCATAATATTTAAACCTTGGTGGGTTGGTGGAACTATCTTAGGAGCATTGTTAATAGATGGCCGATTGTAGCTCtaccttattttatttacgtgttaaatatataggtaggtacctgtattTATTTCCACTTTAGTGTCCAGAGAATCATAAAGATCATTTTATACTCTaatctttgtttacatatttagcattatttattataggataTGCCGGCATCAAACAATACGCTGTTCTATATGTTCCAAAACTTGGCACCAGCGCGGGAATATGAAGTGTCAGTTGCAATGCGTAATGCTGTTGGAGAAGGCCCTAGAGCCAGCGTAAGAATAAAAACTCCACCGTTACCTACGTGTAAGCAATACATAATTTGAAATAGCTgcatgttaattaattattacgaaTGCTATTGCtatgattatttatttgatttagaGATGCCTGGTGCATGAAATTATTGATCTTTCTTTTTTGGCGTTTCTTGACTGCCAGTAATTTGTGCagtaaaaattaataacaatcatcatcatcgctacTAATAACCATTAACCATCACCAGcaaattcatttcattcatcAGATAGGTAAACGTTTAACAGACCAAAGTTAACATACAAATACTGTTCCAGCTGTTCCAAGTCAGCAGCCTGTATTAATTTTAGGAGGCGAACATAATATTCTTGCTGCGCCAGCGAATGATATGTTATCTGACCCTATAGAACTCTACAATACTGAACATGAAATAACTGGTAAGATAGTCCTTAGAAACaataatttatcattatcaggatttattaaagtttaaccaatcattttaatttttcaggagTTGGCCTCGACTTCTCCAGCGATTCTTTATTTGTATCTGTTTCAAACGGATACGTTTATCGAAGTTCTCTCGCTAAAAAGAGTCCCTGTGAACCTATTCTTACTCCAGAACATATATCGTACAAACCGTTAGATTTGTCCGTGGATTGGCTCAATAAGCATCTTTACGTACTTGGTGAAGTTTATTACACTAAAGAAGGCTCTGACTGGTCAAACTCTAGTGTTTATTCAAGTTGGGAAATATTGCGATGCGACTTTGATGGAAAGAATAAAATTGTTGCTTTATCAGGATTTAATTCACGGCCCATACATTTTGAAGTGGATGCTTACAACGGGTACTAACtataacttttaaaaacatttttgcttAGTAAAGAACTTATTTAATTACCCACATAAGAAATCCCTATAACTTATCAATGTTTATTATTCTAGGTATCTATTTTGGGCATTACGAGGAGTTGAACGAGGTGGTTTGTACAGATTAGATCTAGCGAACATTTCCAATGGTGTGAGACATGATGCTCCACCAGAACTTATTGTTAGAGATGCTCACCTGGGAGCTTTCACAGTAGACCATGCTGACTTCAGACTTCTTGTCACACATCTCAGGCAAAATACAGTACTCGCAGTTTCTCTTGATGGGTAAATGGCATCCTTCTCATAACATAAAAGTGGTTCTTAATTATAAAACAGTTATGCATTAGTTTTCTAATTCCAGGAGAGAAGTATCAGACTTTCGAAGTAACACGCAGAAGCCTATGTTTTTTTCGGCACGATCTATAGCTTATGCTAATGGCCTTTTTTACTGGACGAATGGTCGTGAAATGCTGACAGAAGAATACCACAAGCAAAGCGACAGTTACTATCATAATGAATATCCCTTAGCATACAATACAAAGACGCTTGCAACCAGACAAGTATTGGTTGCGCTGAGAAGTTGTCAGCCCATACCAGTCCCTGTGAATCCTCCTTTAGGGGTTCAAAGTATTATGGGAATAGACCGAGCAAAAGTATCGTGGGCTCCCCCACATTTGCTTGGACATCAGGGCACAGGAGCTTGGCAGCAATGGACATTTCAATTACAAGTAACAGAAGCGATATCtggtgtttattttaaaatgttagtAATAGTAActgattttaaaagtaaatcaCTGATTTAGGAAGTTtgattacttaatttttttaatttctagagAAAACATTCAAGAATCGATGTACATCGTCGAAAATATTTTATCAGACACCGAATATATTTTTCGAGTAGCGGCGGTAACCGAATCCGGATCGGGACCATGGTCTTCAGAATTTATTGGGAAAACGTTAACGTCTTCTTTAACTACTTTACAAAGTACTTTATTGTGGTCCGGTCCTGATGGTCTTTTACAAACTGATTTGACAGGGGACAACTTGCAGACTCTGATCCACAGGTAACATTCAGAAACTGTTATACACTTGACTACCTAAGATTTACTCTCTGGTCCTCTagccataaaaatatatttctccGCAGAACCTTTCTTAAAAATGTGTATATTACGGACATTTCTTGGTACCAAGATAAACTGTATTTGGTAACTAACACATCGACTGTAATGTGGTACAATACTACGAGCCACGAAACGGGTGTAATGGCCAATATGGACAATGTTGGGAGTTTAGCCGTAGATTGGGTTGGCAAAAAGATTTATTGGTCAAATCCTAAACAACAATTGGTACGTatgaaaaaatacaataacaaatgcataataagtacaataaaatgAAAGCCTTGCAGACTGCAGTATAATTTGAAACTCTATTTCAGATAACCAGAGGAAATTTTGATGGCGGTAATCGTGAACCAGTTCCAATAGTAACAGTTGCAAAAGAACTTGTTATAGATTCATTGAGAGCATACATATACTGGAACACAGGTCATGCAGTGGAAGCTTCTAGACTTAATGGagagaataaaattatttactatcCCGCACAATTATTTAGTGGAAAACAAGGTATGAATACCACTATTTACCTCTCTTATAAAAGTTGATAATACACAATTTTATTCGGTTTTTGTTGTTTATCAATTTTAGTGATGGGCCTTACAGCTGACCTGGAAAACAAATGGTTATATTGGTTAGTCAGGAGCTATGATGGATCTGAATTACATCGAGCACCAACAGCGGACAAAATATCAGCTAGCATTAATGAGGTTTGTTATTTAATGTGAGCTTTTGAATGCTTTCTTTAATGGTCATTTTATTATGGTTAGGTATATAAGCAGAATGTAATAATTTCAGGTATCTGGATCTTTGGTGACACGTTTATCAGGAACGGCCACCCTTGGACCACTATGCTATTTTAGTGGAAGGCTCGTCTGGGTGCAGGATTCTTCAAGAGCAGTAGTATCAGACTTGGCTGGAAAGTATACTGCGGAACTATTACCCCGTGTTCATGTTATTGCTGTGAGGGATCCTACGCTGCACAAAAATAGtggtaactttattttaattctactttataatatgtatcaaGATACCTTTTAATAACCtagcggtaggtaggtacatgtacatGGACCGTAGAATTCGTCTTATTGATGACGTTAGTTAAACGTTAGACGTTAGACCTTTATAATATTCAACTAAAATTTTCAGAATCTATCATTGCTATACCGGAAACAATACACGCATCGTCAATTTCGGTGGAAGGAGAATGGGACAAGTTTAATGTGACCTGGGCGCCAGCTGCCCGGGTCAACCTGAACACCAGCAGAGTATACTATGATGTCAGCTTGCAATTTGAAGGACAGCATAAaattgaagtaggtacatagttaaaatatgattttaaaattacttacctactacacaCTCCATGATCATTCTGATGACTCGAAGGTAATCGTGAACAGTATTCGACAGTATGCCCATTATTATCTTAGGCAATGGGTTTGTGTCTGTCTTTCTTCGTttagaattaggtaggtacttctgcAACGCCACACCATTTTGTGATTTGTGATCATGGACTCTTTTCAAGGGATTACTCTCGTCCATTAACATCTGCCAGACCCTGGCCACACCAGAGGAATCACCAAAACGTTACcagctgttttattttattatttattcagactAATCCAAAACGTGTACATGCTAAGTTATTAAAATCTAATTAAATTCTAAAAATTACTaagtaaagtaggtaactataattTATACACAAAAATTGCTTATATAAAATCTGGACCTGATCCAGCATCTTGTTTAGCTGTTAAGGAATTTGTTTAGCTATCCGCGATCCTTCATTCCTTGATTGTTACCATGAATCATGATAACATTTTGTAGATTGCAAAGGGGGGACTTGGCAAGAGTGGGAGTCACTCCGCAACTTCAGTTTCTATTAACTATTTGATTTTAACATTCACCGACTCCaaagaggttctcaatttggcccggtttttttttcagagaACGGTTGACGTAGCGTGGGTGGAAGTGTCCTCGCGCTCGGTGGCACCGTACAGCAGCATGGAAGTGACGGTGCGCGCGCACACGCAGTGGGGTGGCGGCGCTGTCGCACGCGCGTCGCTTAGGACCCCACAAGATGCACCCGCAGCACCACGAGCGCCTCGCGTCTACGTACAATCTGCACATAGGTGACAAACAAATATAGCAAGCTGAAAGTCCTACTAGTACCTTTGTTGGTATTTAGGCAAAACTTGGGAGCTCAGGTTAtgtaggattaaaaaaaattgttaacgtGGGCGTATCTCCTGAAGATACCTAAAAAGGAGAGAGTGTGTGTGATAAAAATACTGCTTTTgcagtatttttattaaattaaaaccgaAGGGGGGCAAATAGTAAAGGTATCAAGAAATTAAGAACGCACGCGGTGCTTCGTTTAGTAAgccatacctactaaaaatttaGTATCCAAAATAGGTTTGTCTGTTGAGCCCCTCCTAAACAGAACAGTTCCCTAGCCTTTACTCGTCCCATCTACAGAAACGACGACGGATTTCCCGGGGTCTCAAAAAGCATTATGCTTAGGTACATTATAGGTATTTTCTCTTTCTTGGTAACGAgcaataaagaaagaaaatctaTTCTAGTTTATCTACGTTCTGCAATCCACCTACGTTTTTGCCTGGCTACCTACTTCGCGCTGCAGTGGTctcatttagattttttttcaatagcGACGGCCCACTAACTGCCACGTTCAGGTGGGAAGCGCCCAGTAGAAGTAATGGTGTAGTGCGTGGATACGAGGCGCAGTGCTGGGCGGTGGGCGTCGGGTCTGCGCCAGTCAAGCCGTCAGCCTGTGCTGATGCGCGTCTGTCACCGCTGCACACACAACTCATGCTAAGGGATCTCGCACCTGCTTCCACATACTTCTTTCAGGTAACACccgaaaaacaattattttaagtCGATACTTTTTAAAAAACGGAAAAGCTAGTATCTTAAGCCACGTTAGTTTTAAAACGTCAATCGTCGTCACATCTTTTCTTAGAGCGCAATTCTCGATTTAAATAACGACAAAATAATTACACCTGTTTTCTTTAGTATCCGGTCCCAATCACACAAAATTTGTATGAATTTGATTATATTATGAGGTTATACTTATCCAAAAATGAACCCCGAATAAAGCATAATCGACAGCCAGGTACACGGTTATTGACCACCCTGAATCCCACTAACCGCTATAATTTCAGGATATTTCAGTATAGTCAGCTGGACTGaattacataattttttgtaataatctcAGACTCTTCTTCTAATAAAATCTCATAAATCCTTGTGTACCTACAGGTTCGAGCATTTACGGATGCTGGATATGGACAGTACTCCAAACTCGTATCTGCGTTATCAGATGAAATTAATCCAATACCCAAAGTAATAATATCTTCACAAGAATCAATTAAAATTGTCGATTTGGACTCCGGAGAAAGTGAACTTATACCGAAGAGTAATGGAATACCTATCGATTTCGTTGTTAGCATCGAAGAAAATGTTGCTTACTGGGCTAATAATTTGGAAGAAATATTCTCGTCTCGAATCAATGGCAGTGGAAACTTTAAGGTAAGACATGGTTTTGTACCAATAAAGTAGGTCCCTACCGtccctacttacctacatgttTAAATCCttgcataattatttatttaaaattttcaatgttttagctAACATCAATCAATGGAACTGCAACTAGCATTTGCGTGGATTGGGTTAGTCGATCAGTATATTGGGCACAAATAGAAATAACTTCAACGGAGTCTTATGTGATGTATCGAGCTGACTTAGGCATTCCAAACACTAGACCACATATTACCCGTGTCTTAGTAAGGAAACAACCAATTCACAGTTTGCAAATTGCTCCAAAGCTGCGGTAAGAAAGCAAACTATAtaaatgatattaaaaatataaacttctattactaactaactttttataaattttaggtCTTTATATTGGTACGAAGAAAGTAAACATAAAGGATTAGGAACATTAATGACTGCATATGTGGACGGGAGCAATATTAGATCATTTTTTAACAATTCTGAGGAAGATATTTCCATGTCAGATTTTTTAGATAAATGCAACTGTCCTCAAAATCCACAAGTGACCAAAAGTTTCGTGCTTGATATGACGAACAAAACCGTTGAATTGTATTGGGTAGATCCATGGGCAAATCATATCAAACAGTCCGATAAGAATGGATGTGTCTGTAAAGTCATAGTTAACGCCACAGAAAAAAGAAAGTACGGGTTTCCCCCAATGTCAATAACGGTAGATAGCAAATATATCTACTGGTACAACTCAAcagaaaaattaatattttatacaaacaaagttaAAAAGAACAAAATAGAACAAGTGAAGTCTTCTTTTGGGTACAAGATAGTGGCTCTCGATCCAGAAAACCAACCGTACCCTCCAAGACACTGTTTACTTCCTAGTTCACAAAGATTGTTGCCACATGTATTAACTCACTCAGCGAACAGCGTAACATTAAAATTACCTTCAGTAGGCAAACCATTCGGATGTGAAAAGGAGCAATATGAAATGACCGCCGCTGAATACACAATTTTTTATCGTGTACATATGAAAAATGATTCAACCATTTGTGATAAGGAATCATGTCCGTACATTACGACTACTAACACCGTCGTAGCATTAAATGAACTAAAGCCTTTTACAAATTATACTGTCATGCTGGAAGCCACCAATTACTATGCCAAACTTCATGAGATAAAACCGATTCTCGGAGAACCTTTCATTATACAAACTGCAGCTGAAGGTAGAGTTTAACGTTTGTTAGACAATTTATTggtatacctaaatgcataatTACCACTTCTTAGTTCTTATATTATTTCCTGCCTTTTAGCTCCTACAGCCCCAAAGGATGTAACTGTTATCGTTTTAAGCCCAGTACTAGCACAAGTAGAGTGGACACCAGACCCTGGTCTTTATTACGAACTGCATTGGAGCACAGATAATTCATTGTCCGTAGCACAGAAAATAaaaggtaagtacttaaatactaGTTTTTAGTAGACTTCCATATTGAAGGAGTTATtcaattttgtacctatagtgTACACGATTATTTCATTGGTCAGTTGGTTGGGAAGGTCTTCATAAACTTGTTCATCATTTGACTGTACCTAATTCCAATCCATATCAATTGATTCGATTACTGAGCAAGTCGGTAACTAAATGGATGAACAACTTTGGCCGTCCGAATTTGGTATTTTCGTTTCCTCGTGTCTCGGAAAGGACGTTAGGCTTTCGTTCCCAGTTATTATCAATAACATttgataataactgtaaaagCTTGTAAGAGAATCTCGTTAGTCTCTTAGTCGAGctgatttattatttacattgttATGCAAAGAATACTCCTACCGTAATGTGATTATTGGATCACGACCCTCAGTAATGACGAATACAACACACACAGAGAGAGTGAGAGAGACACGTGTGTTTCCTCATTTTTGTCTTTTTGCCAGAACACAACACAGTGTTGGTGCCCGGAGGGCGGCGGGCGAACATGACGCGGCTGTCGCCGGCCACGGCGTACACGGTGTGGGTGCGCGCGCGCTCACGGCACAGCGCGGTGGGCGCGGACTCAGCGCCGCAGCGCCTGCGCACGttcccgccgcccgcgccgctcgCGCTGCGTGATGCCACCGCCTATGCGCTCTCCGTTATCTGGCCGCCGCCTACTTCATACAAGCTTTACAAGTGAGTTTGCCGCTCTTGGCACctgtaaaaagttatttttataacagtGGCAAAGACTGCGTATGTTCCACCGCCCGTGTTACTCATCAAGCTGTGTATGCATATGCTGTTTATGCTCACATTTCATACAGTAGGTATGGAGGCCTAATAGGAGGCAATTTACACCTAAATACACCTGACTTTCTTTGTAAAAGTAAGTACATTATAGTTTCTACAAAAAATCCATCTACCTACTCAACTTTGTCGTGCTATTTGCAGGTACGCAGTGGAGTACACAGAGCTCTCAAGTACAGCTGACGAGTGGACAGCCTGCGAGCAAAGCGACAGTGCAGAGTGGCTGGCGAGCGGGCTGCGGCCGCGCGCGCGGTACCGCTTCCGCGTGCACCTGCAGTACGTCGAGCACGCGCCGCCCTACTACTGGCCCCATGACGACCGATTTACCTATGAAACCTTAGGTATAGTATTTTTGTTTGATTAAAAGGACATTCATTAGGTTTAGAATCTTTTTAGTAATATCACAGTAAGTATTGGGTTGAcatacgacatcaaacgagtcgcagggagccgccaACCGCCTGAATCCAAATCAGGCGCCAGACCGTTGCATTTGGGAGTCCTTACATGAGTgacgagacctatgtccagcagcagAGGTCTataggttgttgatgatgatgatgattgtgtgTGCAGGTGACGTGCCAGGCCCGCCGGGCGCGCTGCACGTGGAGGCGGTGGGCGAGCGCATGATGCGCGCGCGCTGGAGCGAGCCCGAGGCCCGCGGCGCGCCCATCGAGGCCTATCGGATCTGGGGTCGACCGCATCATAGGTATGTCACAGTTTAAACTATCGTAGAAAGCAACTGTAGTACAAACAGATCAAACGTTGTAAGGAATGTGGTTGAATTCTCCatcttctttctttttttggCACTGTTCAATAACTTGGTACGCAGTGTACCTACTCAGCCGCGAAAATAGGGACGAATACTTATATGAAACTGTCGTCAATTCTGAAAATGTCGACTACCCCACCCCACTGTAGGACATAAGACCTTATACCTAGTTTCATTATCGATATATGCTTTTCTGCAGAATAAACTATGTGGATGAAAATATTATGACCAAGAATATAAGTGAGATGCTGCCAAACAACCTGCCCAGTGACATCGATGACGAAATGAAATTGCGCATTGTTCGCGAAGGACTCGAACTACTTTATAGCGGGAACGGTAAGTTCTCCTACCGTGGTACTTAATAATTTCTAACTTATTATCAGCCTGTTttggtccactgctggatataagCCCTTTCGATAGCACGTCACCTCACACCACACGATCCTCCTAGTCCCATCACTTCTTGTCATCTTTTTCTAGTCTACACCGATAACGTTCACGACTGTAGACAGCTGGACTCTGGAGGTAAAACGCTGTGACTTGACCTGCTTAGTTACCATTGTTAAACTTTATGAGATGACGTAAACTCGTACTACTGCGTCAAATCTTATCTTCTAAAATTAATCAGTGTGACTTATACGATGTTGCAGAGACGTACTGGTTGATCAGCGAGGGCGCGGTGTCCGAGGGTTACGTGGCGCGCGTGCAGGCGCGCAACAGCTACGGCTGGGGCCCGCTGTCCGCCACCGGCGTACTGCACGCGCCCGCGCACGCCGCCAAGCCGCATCCCGCCGCGCTGGCCGTGGCCGTGGCCGCGCTGGCGATGCTCGTGCTAGGCGTGGCCGCCGCCGTGTTTTACAGTAAGCTTCTCCGCTACTCGTGTGGTACAGCAGACAAATCTGCGGCTCTTCCAGGGGTTACGCAAACCACGGTCTCgtctccctgcaactcgtttcaTATCGTGTATCTGTTGCGCAGTTCTTGCAGCATTTTATGACTTCAACATAATATTCACTAAGCTGTGCCCTGATCATTGCCCcgtcagcttcgcaactcaCTATGCTATGTCGGGTCTTAAATTCTAGATTCAAGACGATGGATCATCTTTTATGATTTAATCACACATCAAGAGAAATATACTTTAAGGCATTCCAAACTAATCTAGCATCTTTAGACaatttaaaagcacttgtaaaagtatttCTACTCCAAGCTTGGTATTCTCCATCCCCGCTGAGTAACTATGATCTTACTACGCCTGTATACGCGAGTACactagccggcaagaaatattgtatatcgt
The Maniola hyperantus chromosome 11, iAphHyp1.2, whole genome shotgun sequence DNA segment above includes these coding regions:
- the sev gene encoding proto-oncogene tyrosine-protein kinase ROS isoform X3, with amino-acid sequence MAGTMSPPQNWHKWLVLSLLGLALSARTIGCDYGSITEKFGAEAVARCSEKCPFQNRTGDGHFDVSCGSDCSVQQCRLGCNLWLQGLENSCQTVCNVTSETVISRELYCVMGCNEALNMYLQKVRDLLGTPPAPALVADSLTATSLSLVWDAPNLGNLSYLVQWRYEELPGSWQYYSNSSHSDKSIIHVENLRPYTKYRFRVAIFLSGHSSGGEPVYSTPSVVISTLESGQPSSAPTALRAAAPDPSRVAISWEPGPFPNGPLISYVLRLADTQPNTNNALEDMPASNNTLFYMFQNLAPAREYEVSVAMRNAVGEGPRASVRIKTPPLPTSVPSQQPVLILGGEHNILAAPANDMLSDPIELYNTEHEITGVGLDFSSDSLFVSVSNGYVYRSSLAKKSPCEPILTPEHISYKPLDLSVDWLNKHLYVLGEVYYTKEGSDWSNSSVYSSWEILRCDFDGKNKIVALSGFNSRPIHFEVDAYNGYLFWALRGVERGGLYRLDLANISNGVRHDAPPELIVRDAHLGAFTVDHADFRLLVTHLRQNTVLAVSLDGREVSDFRSNTQKPMFFSARSIAYANGLFYWTNGREMLTEEYHKQSDSYYHNEYPLAYNTKTLATRQVLVALRSCQPIPVPVNPPLGVQSIMGIDRAKVSWAPPHLLGHQGTGAWQQWTFQLQVTEAISGVYFKIENIQESMYIVENILSDTEYIFRVAAVTESGSGPWSSEFIGKTLTSSLTTLQSTLLWSGPDGLLQTDLTGDNLQTLIHRTFLKNVYITDISWYQDKLYLVTNTSTVMWYNTTSHETGVMANMDNVGSLAVDWVGKKIYWSNPKQQLITRGNFDGGNREPVPIVTVAKELVIDSLRAYIYWNTGHAVEASRLNGENKIIYYPAQLFSGKQVMGLTADLENKWLYWLVRSYDGSELHRAPTADKISASINEVSGSLVTRLSGTATLGPLCYFSGRLVWVQDSSRAVVSDLAGKYTAELLPRVHVIAVRDPTLHKNSESIIAIPETIHASSISVEGEWDKFNVTWAPAARVNLNTSRVYYDVSLQFEGQHKIERTVDVAWVEVSSRSVAPYSSMEVTVRAHTQWGGGAVARASLRTPQDAPAAPRAPRVYVQSAHSDGPLTATFRWEAPSRSNGVVRGYEAQCWAVGVGSAPVKPSACADARLSPLHTQLMLRDLAPASTYFFQVRAFTDAGYGQYSKLVSALSDEINPIPKVIISSQESIKIVDLDSGESELIPKSNGIPIDFVVSIEENVAYWANNLEEIFSSRINGSGNFKLTSINGTATSICVDWVSRSVYWAQIEITSTESYVMYRADLGIPNTRPHITRVLVRKQPIHSLQIAPKLRSLYWYEESKHKGLGTLMTAYVDGSNIRSFFNNSEEDISMSDFLDKCNCPQNPQVTKSFVLDMTNKTVELYWVDPWANHIKQSDKNGCVCKVIVNATEKRKYGFPPMSITVDSKYIYWYNSTEKLIFYTNKVKKNKIEQVKSSFGYKIVALDPENQPYPPRHCLLPSSQRLLPHVLTHSANSVTLKLPSVGKPFGCEKEQYEMTAAEYTIFYRVHMKNDSTICDKESCPYITTTNTVVALNELKPFTNYTVMLEATNYYAKLHEIKPILGEPFIIQTAAEAPTAPKDVTVIVLSPVLAQVEWTPDPGLYYELHWSTDNSLSVAQKIKEHNTVLVPGGRRANMTRLSPATAYTVWVRARSRHSAVGADSAPQRLRTFPPPAPLALRDATAYALSVIWPPPTSYKLYKYAVEYTELSSTADEWTACEQSDSAEWLASGLRPRARYRFRVHLQYVEHAPPYYWPHDDRFTYETLGDVPGPPGALHVEAVGERMMRARWSEPEARGAPIEAYRIWGRPHHRINYVDENIMTKNISEMLPNNLPSDIDDEMKLRIVREGLELLYSGNETYWLISEGAVSEGYVARVQARNSYGWGPLSATGVLHAPAHAAKPHPAALAVAVAALAMLVLGVAAAVFYIPAYNNRSKKKAAIESQLTANIVRRGPDVELATLRQLPIRHSTNILYNQGVHCPSDAELASLPHIRREQITLTKFLGSGAFGEVFEGVARQLGGANADTKVAVKTLRKGATEQEKTEFLKEAALMSNFKHEHILRLLGVCLDNDPNYIIMELMEAGDLLSYLRAKRASLYTPESLTLLDLLNMCVDVTKGCRYLEEMHFVHRDLACRNCLVAHRANGRVVKIGDFGLARDIYKNDYYRKEGEGLLPVRWMAVECLVDGVFSCQSDVWAWGVLCWEVLSLGQQPYPARTNRQVLSLVRAGGTPDRPPNCPSAFYELLQKCWSYSAEARPSFRHCLEVVTALRDKTSPNITLTATAEPAPHYLTLLGDDEDFPEHEMEPSHLLPQRAPKYLELMYDSDSPANTVCDGYEIPRTPFNYAPFSRHSIVGVAPNRLIKPPLYRSHSLRTSARPANATIVPLRNGVVKRASLCGAQRAFLEPRAGPSAARNRSDIDFDKHIFKTPF